The DNA sequence CCGACGGGACACATCGGCACCGGCACTGCCCCCTCTCCCCCGGCTCCCCCCGAGGGACTGCGGACGGACCTGCGACGCGCACTCAAGGACTCCGGCTCGGTGGGCCTGGGGGCCTGTCCGATGGGCGTGGCCTTCGGCGTCCTGGTCGCCCACTCCGGGCTCCCGTGGTGGTGGGCGAGCGTCTTCTCCGGCTTCATCTACGCCGGCTCCCTGGAGTTCCTCTTCCTCGGCCTGGTGCTGTCGACCGCGCCGCTCGCGTCGATCGCGGTGACGGCCTTCCTGGTCAACTTCCGGCACGTCTTCTACGCGCTGTCCTTCCCGCTGCACCGGGTCCGGGGCCGGCTCGGGAAGGTGTACAGCACCTTCGCCCTGTCCGACGAGGCGTACGCGGTCACGGTCGGCGAGGCCGCCCGGAACCACTCCGGCCGGCGGATCCTCTGGCTCCAGGTGTTCATCCACTGCTACTGGGCCGGCGGGGCGACGACCGGCGCCCTGCTGGGCTCGGTGATACCGGAGAGCATCAAGGGCCTCGACTTCGCGGTGACCGCCCTCTTCACCGTCCTGGCCATCGACGCCTTCCGCGCCCGCCGCGACATCCCCACCCCGCTGCTGGCCCTGGCCTGCGCGCTTGTGGCCCGGTTCACGTTCCCCGGGCAGATGCTGCTTGTCGCGTTCGCGCTGTTCACCGCCGGGCTGCTGGCCCGCTACGTCTGGACCGGAAAGACGCGGCGGAGACGGCGGACACGGAAGGACCGACAGGGAGGGCAGGACCGGCAGGACCGGCAGGACCGGCAGGACCGGCAGGACCGGCAGGACCGGCAGGACCGGCAGGACCGGCAGGACCGGCAGGACCAGAACGACGACAAGGAGCGGATCCGTGCCTGACACCGGATACCTGATCGCGGCCGTGGCCACCGCCGTCGCCGTCACCTGGGCCCTGCGCGCCCTGCCCTTCGCCGCCCTGGCCCCGCTGCGGTCGAGCCCGCTGGCCGTCTACCTCAACAAGGCGATGCCGGTCGGGGTGATGGCCGTCCTCGCCGTCTACACCCTGCGCGGCTTCGACCCGCACGTCCCCGACCGCGCCTGGCCGACCGTCATCGCGCTGGTTTTCACCGTGGCGCTGCACCTGTGGCGGCGCAATCTCCTGCTGTCCGTCCTCGCCGGCACCGTCGTCCACGTGCTGCTCGCCAGCACGGTCTTCGACTGATCCCCAGGACGACCGCCTCCGGGGCGCCGGGCCGCCCCTCAGCGCCGAGGGCCGCTCCCCGGGGCGCGGTGCTCGGCCGCGATGCCGAAACGGCCGGGGTCGCCGGGGGTGGACGGCAGGTGCCGGACGGTCGAGACGGTGCTGATCACCGGCTCGTCCGCGGCCCGCTCGTCCGCTTCCGCCTCACGCCGCTCCAGCCGCTCCAGGTCGGCGGCGGACACCAGCGCGACCAGGGGCTTCCCGTGGCGCGTCACGACGACCCGCTCGCCGCCGTAGACGACGCGGTTGATCAGCTCCGCCAGCTCCGCTCGGGCTTGCGTCACAGGAATCTCGTAGGCCATGCCCCTAGCTTAGGCAATGCCCACCTGGTCCGCCGTGGTCCGTGACGACAGCGAATGCCCAGGTCAGGGACTCTCGTATGCGCCCGTGCGCTCTCGTCTGTGAGAAATGTGTGAGCCGAGGTGAGACGTGGAACAGGAGCTGTCCAGCGTCCCGGCACCCGCGTTCGGGCAGATCTGGCTCGCTCGGCAGCGTCACGGGCCCGACCGGGCCCGCCTGGAGAGGGGCTCAGGTTGAGTCCTGGAGGACTGTGTGCCCCCAGACGAGGTCGGTGACTGACAGCCCGCATGCCACCCTGTCACTCGAAGGGCTGGTGCTGCCGCGATCACCCGTCCAGCCCCAGACAGCGACGGGCACGGCGGGCAGTGGACAGAGCGCGGTCCATCTCGACCTGAGCGGGCCAGCCGTCCTCCGGGTGGGCACAGCGGTTGCGTACCAGCCGCAGGTGTTCGAGGTCGTGAAGGGCGAGGTCCGTGTGCCGGACGAGATACGCGACGCACCGCTGCGGGCGGGCCTGGCGCTGCAGAACTCCCCAGGCGTACAGGAGTTCATAAAGTCCCTGGGGCGAGTGAAAAGTGAGAGTCACGGCAGCTCCGGACACAGCGAGGCCGAGGCACGAACGGGGCCTGGCCGATCGGGTGGGATGCCTCAAGTTCAAGGCCCGGC is a window from the Streptomyces mobaraensis genome containing:
- a CDS encoding type II toxin-antitoxin system Phd/YefM family antitoxin produces the protein MAYEIPVTQARAELAELINRVVYGGERVVVTRHGKPLVALVSAADLERLERREAEADERAADEPVISTVSTVRHLPSTPGDPGRFGIAAEHRAPGSGPRR
- a CDS encoding AzlC family ABC transporter permease, with amino-acid sequence MATLPTGHIGTGTAPSPPAPPEGLRTDLRRALKDSGSVGLGACPMGVAFGVLVAHSGLPWWWASVFSGFIYAGSLEFLFLGLVLSTAPLASIAVTAFLVNFRHVFYALSFPLHRVRGRLGKVYSTFALSDEAYAVTVGEAARNHSGRRILWLQVFIHCYWAGGATTGALLGSVIPESIKGLDFAVTALFTVLAIDAFRARRDIPTPLLALACALVARFTFPGQMLLVAFALFTAGLLARYVWTGKTRRRRRTRKDRQGGQDRQDRQDRQDRQDRQDRQDRQDRQDRQDQNDDKERIRA
- a CDS encoding branched-chain amino acid transporter permease → MPDTGYLIAAVATAVAVTWALRALPFAALAPLRSSPLAVYLNKAMPVGVMAVLAVYTLRGFDPHVPDRAWPTVIALVFTVALHLWRRNLLLSVLAGTVVHVLLASTVFD